A genomic segment from Corylus avellana chromosome ca5, CavTom2PMs-1.0 encodes:
- the LOC132181266 gene encoding uncharacterized protein LOC132181266, producing MKFTDSPEIELPVRNSLLSIQQDNGSFHVGTSVWPCSLVLVKFADRWAPPTSTPIPTSPPTPTNKNPYSDLLDFGGKRAVELGAGCGAAGMGFHLLGLTDLVLTDIAPVMPALKRNLKRNKPVLAKTLKHSILYWNNPDQIKSLNPPFHYVIATDVVYIEETVVPLVSTMESLMADDGVVLLGYQLRSAEADKLFWELCQTVFDIEKVPHQDLHPDYAYEEADVYVLRKKKKKEG from the coding sequence atgaagttcACAGACTCCCCAGAAATCGAGCTCCCCGTGCGCAACTCCCTCCTTTCCATCCAGCAGGACAACGGCTCCTTCCACGTCGGCACCTCCGTGTGGCCCTGCTCCCTCGTTCTCGTCAAGTTCGCCGACCGCTGGGCCCCACCCACCTCAACCCCAATCCCAACCTCGCCTCCAACTCCCACCAATAAAAACCCCTACTCCGACCTCCTGGACTTCGGCGGCAAGCGCGCCGTGGAACTGGGTGCCGGATGCGGGGCCGCCGGCATGGGTTTCCACCTCCTGGGACTCACCGACCTGGTGCTGACCGACATAGCCCCCGTGATGCCCGCGCTGAAACGCAACCTCAAGCGCAACAAACCCGTCCTCGCCAAAACCCTCAAGCACTCCATCCTCTACTGGAACAACCCCGACCAGATCAAGTCCCTTAACCCGCCCTTCCACTACGTCATCGCCACCGACGTCGTTTACATCGAGGAGACCGTGGTCCCGCTCGTGTCCACCATGGAGTCCCTTATGGCCGACGACGGCGTCGTTTTGCTCGGCTACCAACTCAGATCCGCGGAGGCCGACAAGCTCTTCTGGGAGCTGTGCCAGACAGTGTTTGATATCGAGAAGGTTCCGCACCAGGATCTTCACCCGGACTACGCGTACGAGGAAGCCGATGTTTATGTtctgagaaagaagaagaagaaggagggtTAG